In Pseudoduganella albidiflava, a single window of DNA contains:
- a CDS encoding DesA family fatty acid desaturase, translating to MDAISALLAFLDHGVLDWSAWAIVAATLALTHVTIAAVTIYLHRCQAHRALTLHPAASHVFRFWLWLTTGMVTREWVAVHRKHHARCEVDGDPHSPAVFGIRRVLTQGSELYRTEAANLVTVEQYGAGTPDDWVERHVYSRFVWQGVGLMLVLDVVLFGAIGLTVWAVQMLWIPVTAAGIINGLGHWWGYRNYDGPHAATNIGPLGLLIGGEELHNNHHTYPTSARLSSRWFEFDVGWLYIRLLQACRLARVARVAPRPRRAAPKPEADLHTLHAIIANRHEVMARYARMLRRAFRQDARQAHEVKFDKRFLAQVDRLLRRDPGFVTGEQAASLALFLRHRGALLTMQQLRAELAELWQRQHAAPEELLAHLRQWCERAELSGIGALREFAARLRSYA from the coding sequence ATGGATGCCATTTCCGCCTTGCTTGCATTCCTCGACCATGGCGTACTCGACTGGAGTGCATGGGCGATCGTGGCCGCGACACTGGCGCTGACACACGTCACCATCGCCGCCGTCACCATCTACCTGCACCGCTGCCAGGCGCACCGGGCGCTGACGCTGCATCCGGCGGCCAGCCATGTCTTCCGCTTCTGGCTATGGCTCACCACGGGCATGGTCACGCGCGAATGGGTGGCCGTGCACCGCAAGCACCATGCCCGCTGCGAGGTCGACGGCGACCCGCACAGTCCCGCCGTATTCGGCATTCGCCGCGTGCTCACGCAAGGCTCGGAACTGTACCGGACCGAGGCGGCCAACCTCGTCACGGTGGAACAATACGGCGCCGGCACCCCGGACGACTGGGTCGAACGCCACGTGTATTCCCGCTTCGTGTGGCAAGGGGTCGGACTCATGCTGGTACTCGACGTGGTGCTGTTCGGCGCCATCGGCCTCACCGTGTGGGCGGTGCAGATGTTGTGGATTCCCGTCACGGCGGCCGGCATCATCAACGGCCTGGGCCACTGGTGGGGCTACCGCAACTATGACGGTCCCCATGCCGCCACCAATATCGGGCCGCTGGGGCTGCTGATCGGCGGCGAGGAACTGCACAACAACCACCACACCTACCCGACATCGGCCCGCCTGTCGTCGCGCTGGTTCGAGTTCGACGTCGGCTGGCTGTATATCCGCCTGCTGCAGGCCTGCCGGCTCGCCCGCGTGGCGCGCGTGGCACCGCGGCCGCGCCGCGCGGCGCCCAAGCCGGAAGCGGACCTGCACACGCTGCACGCGATCATCGCCAACCGGCACGAAGTGATGGCCCGCTATGCGCGCATGCTGCGGCGCGCGTTCCGGCAAGATGCAAGACAAGCGCACGAGGTGAAGTTCGACAAGCGCTTCCTGGCCCAGGTCGACCGGCTGCTGCGCCGCGATCCCGGCTTCGTGACAGGCGAACAGGCGGCCTCGCTGGCATTGTTCCTGCGCCACCGCGGCGCCCTGCTGACGATGCAGCAACTGCGTGCCGAACTGGCCGAACTCTGGCAGCGCCAGCATGCCGCGCCGGAGGAATTGCTGGCGCACCTGCGCCAGTGGTGCGAACGCGCCGAGCTGTCCGGCATCGGCGCGCTGCGGGAGTTCGCGGCACGCCTGCGCAGCTACGCCTGA
- a CDS encoding IMPACT family protein yields the protein MPHTLAAPCSAELLIKKSRFIACVQPMADRAAAQAVVARLKAEHPGAAHVCWALLAGGQSAAVDDGEPSGTAGRPMLDVLRHQDLEGVLATVVRYFGGVKLGAGGLVRAYTDGVAQALLQAERVAIVKSRELRCAVPYALEGMLRRELDAAGATLLDAAHGDAVVFHFSLPENAAEALVARLNEAGHGRLSWLDDPAP from the coding sequence ATGCCGCACACCCTCGCCGCCCCCTGCTCCGCCGAACTGCTGATCAAGAAAAGCCGCTTCATCGCCTGCGTGCAGCCGATGGCCGACCGCGCCGCCGCGCAGGCCGTCGTGGCGCGCCTGAAAGCCGAGCATCCCGGCGCTGCCCACGTCTGCTGGGCATTGCTGGCCGGCGGACAGTCAGCCGCGGTCGACGACGGCGAACCCAGCGGCACGGCGGGCCGGCCGATGCTCGACGTGCTGCGCCACCAGGACCTGGAAGGCGTGCTGGCCACCGTGGTGCGCTATTTCGGCGGAGTCAAACTGGGTGCGGGCGGCCTCGTGCGTGCCTACACGGATGGCGTGGCGCAGGCACTGCTGCAGGCCGAGCGTGTCGCCATCGTCAAGTCGCGCGAGCTGCGCTGCGCCGTGCCGTATGCGCTGGAAGGCATGCTGCGGCGCGAGCTGGACGCCGCCGGTGCCACGTTGCTGGACGCGGCGCATGGCGACGCCGTGGTCTTCCATTTCAGCCTGCCGGAAAATGCCGCCGAGGCACTCGTGGCGCGCCTGAACGAGGCGGGCCACGGGCGGCTCAGCTGGCTGGACGACCCAGCGCCGTAG